Proteins co-encoded in one Armatimonadota bacterium genomic window:
- the mutS gene encoding DNA mismatch repair protein MutS: MREGSLTPMMRQYHELKARYPGALLMFRLGDFYELFFEDARIAARELDIVLTSREVGKGRRVPMCGVPYHALTSYVARLVERGYRVAICDQVEDPRKARGLVRRAVTRVVTPGTVMDAALLPGGEHRYLAAVVGSGDRWGLAAADLTTGDLVATQLEGDEACRRLADEVARFEPREVLVPQADADALTAALGPVRLTPVDAWWFDPSAARRTLLEQFQVATLDGFGAEGLPLAVGAAGALVQYLHQTQLSALAHLRALRVYSVDACLQLDETTRRNLELVRNARDGSRRGTLLEALDETVTPMGSRLLREWLLRPLVDVEAIRARQRAVEAALAHRSLRGEARELLKALPDLPRLVGRIGHGSATPRDLATLRGALERLPALRAALAGIPGERFADLADRIDPHPALAALLGRALVDDPPVSARDGGIIRPGYDADLDRLRAGAAEGRAWIAGLEAAERARTGIKSLKVGFNKVFGYYIEVSNANRHLVPADYQRKQTLTGAERYVTPELKAREAQILGAEERTHELEHDLFVALRDSAAAHAPALLATAAALAEADVLLGLAEVAERYGYVRPEVVTEPVLEIRAGRHPVVERMLHGERFVPNDLVLDVEDRAILIVTGPNMAGKSTLLRQAALVTIMAQMGAFVPAASARIGIADRIFTRVGATDDLAAGRSTFLVEMQEVTRILLGATRQSLVILDEVGRGTSTYDGMSLAWAVVDYLRDRIGARTLFATHFHELTELADLLPRVHNVAMRVREEAGRIVFLHEVAEGRADRSYGIHVAQLAGMPAEVLDEARRILQQLEAAGARPGDPGAPPVPARARRARQLPLALELPSPLEDELLALPIEAMTPLDALQTLAALRERVRRRRETAPDVAQRLQ; the protein is encoded by the coding sequence ATGCGCGAGGGCTCGCTCACACCCATGATGCGGCAGTACCACGAGCTGAAGGCGCGGTATCCCGGCGCCCTGCTCATGTTCCGGCTGGGCGACTTCTACGAGCTGTTCTTCGAGGACGCCCGGATCGCAGCCCGGGAGCTGGACATCGTGCTGACCTCGCGCGAGGTCGGCAAGGGGCGCCGGGTCCCGATGTGTGGCGTGCCCTACCACGCCCTTACCAGCTACGTCGCACGGCTGGTGGAGCGGGGCTACCGCGTGGCGATCTGCGACCAGGTGGAGGATCCGCGGAAGGCCCGAGGGCTCGTGCGCCGCGCCGTCACACGGGTGGTGACGCCGGGCACCGTCATGGACGCCGCGCTGCTGCCCGGCGGCGAGCACCGCTACCTGGCGGCGGTGGTGGGCAGCGGTGACCGGTGGGGGCTGGCGGCCGCCGATCTCACGACCGGCGACCTGGTGGCCACGCAACTCGAGGGCGACGAGGCGTGCCGGCGCCTTGCGGACGAGGTCGCGCGCTTCGAGCCCCGGGAGGTCCTGGTGCCGCAGGCGGACGCCGACGCGCTGACCGCTGCCCTGGGGCCCGTGCGCCTGACGCCGGTGGACGCGTGGTGGTTCGACCCGTCGGCCGCGCGCCGCACGCTGCTGGAGCAGTTCCAGGTGGCCACCCTGGACGGCTTCGGCGCCGAGGGCCTGCCCCTGGCCGTTGGCGCCGCCGGGGCGCTGGTGCAGTACCTGCACCAGACGCAGCTCTCGGCGCTGGCGCACCTGCGGGCGCTGCGGGTCTACAGCGTCGATGCCTGCCTGCAGCTGGACGAGACGACGCGGCGCAACCTGGAGCTCGTGCGGAATGCGCGGGACGGCAGCCGGCGCGGGACGCTGCTGGAGGCGCTGGACGAGACGGTCACGCCCATGGGGAGCCGGCTGCTGCGCGAGTGGCTGCTGCGGCCGCTCGTCGACGTGGAGGCCATCCGTGCACGCCAGCGCGCCGTCGAGGCCGCCCTGGCCCACCGGAGCCTGCGGGGGGAGGCGCGCGAGCTCCTGAAGGCCCTCCCAGACCTCCCCCGGCTGGTCGGGCGCATCGGTCACGGCAGCGCCACCCCGCGCGACCTGGCCACGCTGCGCGGCGCCCTGGAGCGCCTGCCCGCGCTGCGCGCCGCGCTCGCGGGCATCCCCGGGGAGCGATTCGCGGACCTCGCCGACCGCATCGACCCGCACCCGGCGCTGGCGGCGTTGCTGGGGCGGGCGCTGGTCGACGACCCACCGGTCTCGGCCCGCGACGGCGGGATCATCCGGCCCGGCTACGACGCAGACCTCGATCGGCTGCGGGCGGGCGCTGCAGAGGGACGCGCGTGGATCGCCGGCCTGGAGGCAGCGGAACGGGCCCGGACCGGCATCAAGTCGTTGAAGGTGGGCTTCAACAAGGTCTTCGGCTACTACATTGAGGTCTCCAACGCCAATCGCCACCTGGTGCCGGCGGACTACCAGCGCAAGCAGACCCTCACCGGGGCCGAGCGCTACGTCACGCCCGAGCTGAAGGCCCGCGAGGCGCAGATCCTGGGCGCAGAGGAGCGCACCCACGAACTCGAGCACGACCTGTTCGTGGCCCTGCGGGACAGCGCTGCGGCCCACGCGCCCGCGTTGCTGGCCACGGCGGCGGCGCTGGCGGAAGCCGACGTGCTGCTCGGGCTGGCGGAGGTCGCCGAGCGCTACGGCTACGTGCGGCCGGAGGTGGTAACCGAGCCGGTGCTGGAGATTCGCGCCGGCCGGCACCCGGTGGTGGAGCGAATGCTGCACGGCGAGCGGTTCGTGCCCAACGACCTCGTCCTCGACGTCGAGGACCGCGCGATCCTCATCGTGACGGGCCCCAACATGGCCGGGAAGAGCACGCTGCTGCGGCAGGCGGCGCTTGTCACGATCATGGCGCAGATGGGCGCGTTCGTCCCCGCGGCGTCGGCCCGCATCGGCATCGCCGACCGCATCTTCACCCGGGTCGGCGCCACCGACGACCTGGCCGCGGGGCGCAGCACGTTCCTGGTGGAGATGCAGGAGGTGACGCGCATCCTGCTGGGCGCGACGCGGCAGAGCCTGGTCATCCTGGACGAGGTGGGGCGCGGCACCAGCACCTACGACGGGATGAGCCTCGCCTGGGCGGTGGTGGACTACCTGCGCGACCGCATCGGCGCCCGGACTCTGTTCGCCACCCACTTCCACGAGCTCACCGAGCTGGCCGACCTGCTGCCGCGCGTGCACAACGTGGCCATGCGCGTGCGGGAGGAGGCCGGGCGCATCGTCTTCCTGCACGAGGTCGCCGAGGGCCGCGCCGACCGGTCGTACGGGATCCACGTGGCGCAGCTGGCCGGGATGCCCGCGGAGGTGCTGGACGAAGCCCGCCGCATTCTCCAGCAGCTGGAAGCGGCGGGGGCGCGCCCGGGCGACCCGGGCGCGCCCCCGGTGCCGGCGCGCGCGCGGCGGGCCCGCCAGCTCCCCCTGGCCCTTGAGCTCCCCTCGCCGTTGGAGGACGAGCTGCTGGCCCTTCCCATCGAGGCGATGACGCCGCTGGACGCCCTGCAGACCCTGGCCGCTCTGCGGGAGCGCGTGCGGCGCCGGCGCGAGACCGCGCCCGACGTCGCCCAGCGGCTCCAGTGA
- the ilvD gene encoding dihydroxy-acid dehydratase: MKTTVPIDLKHRSRIVTEGLERAPHRAMLRATGLADEDLRRPFVGVASTWNEVTPCNLNLNAQAQAVKAGLRAAGGAPQEFGTIAVSDAIAMGHEGMKASLVSREVIADSIELMAHAECFDALVAIAGCDKSLPGSLMALARINIPGIFLYGGTILPGEFEGRPVTIQDVYEAVGMVTEGRMRPEALDALEHAACPGAGSCGGLYTANTMAAAAEALGMMLPGLASIPAVDPRRPEACHRTGAAVLRLLHEGIRPRDILTRRAFENAIRVVVAMGGSTNAVLHLLAIAQEAGVPLALDDFDRLSRTTPHIADLRPGGRYVMADLDRAGGVPVVMRALLDAGLLHGDCLTVTGRAVRENLEGTPAVAEPVVVPIDRPLEPEGGLAILKGTLAPEGAVIKTAGVSQRTHRGPARVFDREEDAFSAVVRGQVQPGDVVVIRYEGPKGGPGMREMLAVTAVLVGKGLGPHVALVTDGRFSGATRGLMVGHVAPEAAVGGPLALVRDGDVIAIDIPARRLDLEVSSEELARRRAAWTPPAPRYAHGALAKYARLVASASVGAVCG; this comes from the coding sequence GTGAAGACCACGGTTCCCATCGACCTGAAGCATCGCAGCCGGATCGTCACCGAGGGGCTGGAGCGCGCGCCGCACCGTGCCATGCTGCGGGCGACCGGCCTGGCCGACGAGGACCTCCGCCGACCGTTCGTGGGGGTCGCCAGCACGTGGAACGAGGTGACGCCCTGCAACCTGAACCTGAACGCCCAGGCGCAGGCGGTCAAGGCCGGCCTGCGCGCCGCCGGCGGGGCGCCTCAGGAGTTCGGGACGATCGCGGTCAGCGACGCCATCGCCATGGGGCACGAGGGCATGAAGGCGTCGCTGGTTAGCCGCGAGGTGATCGCGGACTCGATCGAACTGATGGCCCACGCGGAGTGCTTCGACGCCCTGGTGGCGATCGCCGGGTGCGACAAGAGCCTGCCTGGCTCGCTCATGGCCCTGGCGCGGATCAACATCCCGGGGATCTTCCTGTACGGCGGCACGATCCTCCCCGGAGAGTTCGAAGGGCGCCCCGTGACCATACAGGACGTCTACGAAGCCGTCGGCATGGTGACCGAAGGGCGGATGCGTCCCGAGGCGCTGGACGCGCTCGAGCACGCCGCGTGTCCGGGCGCGGGATCCTGCGGCGGGTTGTACACGGCCAACACCATGGCGGCGGCCGCCGAGGCCCTGGGGATGATGCTGCCGGGGCTGGCGTCGATCCCCGCGGTGGACCCGCGGCGGCCGGAGGCCTGTCACCGGACGGGGGCGGCCGTGCTGCGGCTGCTGCACGAGGGGATCCGGCCGCGGGACATCCTCACCCGCCGGGCGTTCGAGAACGCCATTCGTGTCGTGGTGGCCATGGGCGGCAGCACCAATGCCGTCCTGCACCTGCTGGCAATCGCCCAGGAGGCCGGCGTGCCGCTCGCCCTGGACGACTTCGACCGCCTCAGCCGGACCACGCCGCACATCGCGGACCTCCGGCCCGGAGGACGGTACGTCATGGCGGACCTCGACCGTGCGGGTGGGGTGCCCGTGGTGATGCGCGCCCTGCTGGATGCGGGGTTGCTGCACGGCGACTGTCTGACGGTCACGGGCCGTGCCGTCCGCGAGAACCTCGAGGGCACGCCAGCGGTCGCCGAGCCGGTCGTGGTGCCGATCGACCGGCCGCTGGAACCGGAGGGCGGCCTGGCGATCCTCAAGGGCACGCTGGCGCCCGAGGGCGCGGTGATCAAGACCGCCGGTGTGTCCCAGCGGACCCATCGCGGCCCGGCGCGGGTCTTCGACCGTGAGGAGGACGCCTTCAGCGCCGTGGTGCGTGGGCAGGTCCAGCCCGGAGACGTGGTCGTCATCCGCTACGAAGGCCCCAAGGGCGGTCCGGGCATGCGGGAGATGCTGGCCGTGACCGCGGTGCTCGTGGGCAAGGGCCTGGGCCCGCACGTGGCCCTGGTGACCGACGGGCGGTTCTCAGGGGCCACCCGCGGCCTGATGGTGGGACACGTCGCGCCCGAGGCCGCGGTCGGCGGTCCGCTGGCGTTAGTGCGCGACGGCGACGTCATCGCCATCGACATCCCGGCCCGGCGCCTGGACCTGGAGGTCTCCTCCGAAGAACTCGCCCGGCGCCGGGCCGCGTGGACACCGCCGGCGCCGCGCTATGCCCACGGCGCCCTGGCCAAGTACGCGCGCCTGGTGGCGTCGGCGTCGGTGGGCGCGGTCTGCGGCTAA
- the selB gene encoding selenocysteine-specific translation elongation factor produces MPWPEWWPPAKPGARKTMRAVTIGTAGHIDHGKSALVRALTGIDPDRLAEEQRRGMTLDLGFAHLDLPSGVRAGIVDVPGHEALVHNMLAGAGGLDLVMLVVAADEGVMPQTREHLDIVRFLPVAGGVVVLTKIDLVPDPEWLEIVAEEVRALVAGSPLEGAPVVATSAKTGAGLADLVAALDRAVAALPPRDASGPVRLPLDRAFTIQGFGTVVTGTLWSGTLHPGDVLELLPAGRQVRVRGLHVHGESVLAASAGSRVAVNVSGIEKQEVARGDVLATPGAFRPTTHLDVRLRLLPGVPALRHAAPVHVHLGSGVTIGRMVLAAGTTLAPGAEALASLRLDRPVVAVHGDRFVIRRYSPTQTLGGGIVLRAVVPRRERRAASLAILQAIERTGPAALVARAVADAGPIGMAPDDLAAAAGLTPAAATAGLQQAQAQGTVVALAGRLFATQVVAGMRQTIVRILDDYHRVAPWRRGLPREDLKVRATSPGGDVLFDAVLAELVTAGQVVIDRGFVARAGFVPTLDDVRRHLRQTLLATLQGAAWAPPPVDDLRRLGPTDAVDDMLQLLVDEGHVVAVAPDLRVATSALDAVRQTLVHMAAEGREITVATLRDRLGTSRRYALALLEYFDAIRLTRRVGDRRVLAPDADTARDAVG; encoded by the coding sequence ATGCCGTGGCCCGAGTGGTGGCCGCCGGCGAAGCCGGGGGCGCGTAAGACGATGCGGGCGGTCACCATCGGCACTGCCGGGCACATCGACCACGGCAAGAGCGCGCTGGTGCGGGCGCTCACGGGCATCGACCCGGATCGGCTGGCCGAGGAGCAGCGCCGGGGCATGACGCTGGACCTTGGCTTTGCCCACCTGGACCTCCCCAGCGGCGTGCGGGCGGGGATCGTGGACGTGCCCGGCCACGAGGCGTTGGTGCACAACATGCTGGCCGGCGCGGGCGGGCTGGACTTGGTCATGCTGGTCGTGGCGGCCGACGAGGGCGTGATGCCGCAGACCCGCGAGCACCTGGACATCGTCCGGTTCCTGCCCGTCGCCGGCGGTGTCGTCGTGCTGACGAAGATCGACCTCGTCCCCGACCCCGAATGGCTGGAGATCGTCGCCGAGGAGGTGCGGGCCCTGGTGGCCGGGTCGCCGCTGGAGGGTGCGCCCGTGGTGGCGACCTCGGCGAAGACCGGCGCGGGGCTGGCGGACCTGGTGGCGGCCCTCGATCGCGCGGTGGCGGCGCTACCGCCTCGCGACGCGAGCGGCCCGGTGCGCCTTCCCCTCGACCGGGCCTTCACGATCCAGGGCTTCGGGACCGTGGTCACCGGCACGCTGTGGAGCGGCACGCTCCATCCGGGCGACGTGCTGGAGCTGTTGCCCGCTGGCCGCCAGGTACGGGTGCGCGGGCTGCACGTGCACGGCGAGAGCGTGCTGGCAGCGAGCGCGGGCAGCCGCGTGGCGGTCAACGTGAGCGGGATCGAGAAGCAGGAGGTGGCACGGGGCGACGTGCTGGCCACCCCCGGCGCCTTTCGCCCGACGACCCACCTGGACGTCCGCCTGCGGCTGCTGCCGGGTGTGCCCGCGCTGCGCCACGCCGCGCCCGTGCACGTGCACCTCGGGTCGGGCGTGACGATCGGCCGGATGGTCCTGGCGGCCGGCACGACGCTGGCCCCCGGGGCGGAGGCGCTGGCCAGCCTCCGGCTGGACCGTCCCGTGGTGGCGGTGCACGGGGACCGGTTCGTCATCCGGCGCTACTCGCCCACCCAGACGCTTGGCGGTGGCATCGTCTTGCGCGCGGTGGTCCCGCGGCGCGAGCGGCGCGCCGCAAGCCTGGCCATCCTGCAGGCGATCGAACGCACGGGACCGGCGGCGCTGGTTGCGAGGGCGGTGGCCGACGCCGGGCCGATCGGCATGGCGCCCGACGACCTCGCCGCCGCAGCGGGTCTGACCCCGGCAGCCGCGACCGCCGGCCTCCAGCAGGCCCAGGCGCAGGGCACGGTCGTGGCGCTCGCCGGCCGTCTGTTCGCGACACAGGTCGTGGCGGGCATGCGCCAGACGATCGTGCGCATCCTCGACGACTACCACCGCGTGGCTCCCTGGCGCCGGGGCCTTCCACGCGAGGACCTCAAGGTCCGTGCCACAAGCCCGGGAGGTGACGTCCTGTTCGACGCCGTGCTGGCGGAACTCGTCACTGCCGGTCAGGTGGTCATCGACCGGGGGTTCGTGGCGCGCGCGGGATTCGTGCCGACGCTGGACGACGTGCGGCGGCACCTGCGCCAGACCCTGCTGGCCACGCTCCAGGGCGCGGCCTGGGCGCCACCGCCCGTCGACGACCTCAGGCGCCTGGGGCCGACAGACGCCGTGGACGACATGCTGCAGCTCCTCGTCGACGAAGGCCACGTGGTGGCCGTCGCGCCCGACCTGCGCGTGGCGACTTCGGCCCTCGACGCGGTGCGACAGACGCTCGTGCACATGGCGGCCGAAGGCAGGGAGATCACCGTGGCCACGCTGCGCGATCGGCTGGGAACCAGCCGGCGCTATGCGCTGGCGCTGCTGGAGTACTTCGATGCGATCCGCCTCACCCGCAGGGTCGGCGATCGCCGAGTCCTGGCACCCGACGCCGACACGGCGCGGGACGCGGTCGGCTAG
- the selA gene encoding L-seryl-tRNA(Sec) selenium transferase, which produces MVHDAHAALRHLPSVDRLVATLRAQGRLAGVPRQAATLCAREVLEVARARLRAGDESAASLEGLVAEMLARLERRFGGSLRPAVNATGIVLHTNLGRAPLSAAARAAVLQTLRGYTTLEIDLASGGRGTRHAHVEDLLRATTGAEAGFAVNNNAAAVTVALAALAAGREAVVSRGELVEIGGSFRMPAVMAQSGARLVEVGTTNRTYLADYAAALGPATGVLLKVHRSNFAMRGFVHEASLDELVALGRDHGVPVVYDLGSGCLVDLGAVGLPREPMVQAAVAAGADVVLFSGDKLLGGPQAGILVGRREAIDRCRRHPLARAVRLDKLSVAALAATLRAYLDPARAWREIPVLAMLATPLARRRRRAARLARALAGVCGDAARVTVVPTHGEVGGGALPDVPIPSYAVALQPLRGAVDDWARRLRQAPRPVVGVVRDDALVLDVLALLPGEERIVRDAVARVVAAGEAGGA; this is translated from the coding sequence GTGGTGCACGACGCCCACGCCGCGCTGCGCCATCTGCCGTCGGTCGACCGGCTGGTCGCGACGCTCCGGGCCCAGGGGCGGCTGGCGGGGGTGCCGCGCCAGGCGGCGACGCTGTGTGCGCGTGAGGTGCTCGAGGTGGCACGCGCACGCCTGCGCGCCGGGGACGAGTCGGCGGCATCTCTGGAAGGCCTCGTCGCGGAGATGCTGGCGCGCCTGGAGCGGCGGTTTGGCGGGTCGCTGCGGCCGGCGGTCAACGCCACCGGGATCGTGCTGCACACCAACCTGGGCCGCGCGCCCTTATCCGCAGCCGCGCGCGCAGCCGTGCTGCAGACGCTGCGCGGCTACACCACCCTGGAGATCGACCTGGCGAGCGGCGGCCGGGGCACGCGGCACGCCCACGTGGAAGACCTGCTGCGCGCCACGACCGGAGCGGAGGCCGGCTTCGCCGTCAACAACAACGCCGCCGCGGTGACGGTCGCCCTGGCGGCGCTCGCCGCCGGGCGGGAGGCCGTCGTCAGTCGCGGGGAGCTCGTGGAGATCGGCGGCAGTTTCCGCATGCCAGCCGTCATGGCGCAGAGTGGCGCCCGGCTGGTGGAAGTGGGCACCACCAACCGCACCTACCTGGCCGACTACGCGGCCGCGCTGGGTCCTGCCACCGGCGTGCTGCTCAAGGTGCACCGCAGCAACTTCGCCATGCGCGGCTTTGTCCACGAGGCCAGCCTCGACGAGCTGGTCGCGCTGGGACGGGACCACGGGGTGCCGGTGGTCTACGACCTGGGCAGCGGGTGTCTGGTCGACCTCGGTGCGGTCGGCCTGCCGCGGGAGCCGATGGTGCAGGCTGCCGTCGCAGCGGGCGCGGACGTCGTGCTGTTCTCCGGCGACAAGTTGCTGGGCGGACCCCAGGCTGGCATCCTGGTCGGGCGGCGGGAGGCGATCGACCGGTGCCGGCGCCATCCGCTGGCACGCGCGGTCCGACTCGACAAGCTGAGCGTGGCGGCGCTGGCGGCGACGTTGCGCGCCTACCTGGATCCAGCGCGGGCATGGCGCGAGATCCCCGTGCTGGCGATGCTGGCCACTCCCCTGGCGCGCCGTCGGCGGCGGGCGGCCCGGCTGGCGCGGGCTCTTGCGGGCGTCTGCGGCGATGCGGCCCGGGTGACGGTGGTGCCCACCCACGGTGAGGTGGGCGGCGGGGCGTTGCCCGACGTGCCGATTCCGTCGTACGCCGTGGCGCTGCAGCCATTGCGTGGTGCCGTCGACGACTGGGCACGCCGCCTGCGCCAGGCCCCGCGTCCGGTCGTCGGGGTCGTGCGCGACGACGCCCTGGTGCTCGACGTCCTGGCACTGCTCCCGGGTGAGGAACGGATCGTACGGGATGCCGTGGCCCGAGTGGTGGCCGCCGGCGAAGCCGGGGGCGCGTAA
- a CDS encoding PHP domain-containing protein — protein MRIDLHTHTTASDGLLDPAALVAEAHARDVGLLAVTDHDTTAGVDPAMAAGRTLGVEVWSGVELSCDVPVGEVHVLGYFVRHELEWFQQLLDRLRAGRTDRARRMVERLAALGVPIAFERVAALAGGGAVGRPHVARALVEAGWVRDIAEAFDRYIGRHGPAYVERVKISPAAAVRVIRAAGGLAVLAHPGWGAHEAIVPELVAAGLDGIEVYYPDHSPAQVERYTALARQYGLLMTGGTDFHGGEIATRVAVGSQYVPEGLIGPLRAAAARRAPMDRPPDLALETA, from the coding sequence GTGCGCATCGACCTGCACACCCACACCACGGCCTCGGACGGGCTGCTCGACCCCGCCGCCCTCGTCGCCGAGGCACACGCCCGGGACGTCGGCCTGCTGGCCGTGACCGACCACGACACGACGGCCGGCGTGGACCCTGCGATGGCAGCCGGCAGGACGCTGGGCGTGGAGGTGTGGTCGGGCGTGGAGCTGTCGTGCGACGTGCCGGTGGGGGAGGTGCACGTCCTCGGGTACTTCGTCCGGCACGAGCTGGAGTGGTTCCAGCAGCTGCTGGACCGGCTCCGAGCGGGGCGCACCGACCGGGCCCGGCGGATGGTGGAGCGCCTGGCGGCGCTGGGCGTGCCGATCGCCTTCGAGCGGGTCGCCGCGCTGGCAGGCGGGGGCGCGGTCGGGCGTCCCCACGTGGCGCGCGCACTGGTCGAGGCCGGGTGGGTGCGCGACATCGCCGAGGCGTTCGACCGGTACATCGGACGCCACGGGCCGGCCTACGTTGAGCGCGTCAAGATCAGTCCCGCTGCGGCGGTGCGCGTCATCCGGGCCGCTGGCGGGCTGGCGGTGCTGGCACACCCCGGGTGGGGAGCGCACGAGGCGATCGTGCCGGAGCTGGTGGCGGCCGGGTTGGACGGCATCGAGGTCTACTACCCGGACCATTCACCCGCCCAGGTCGAGCGCTACACGGCCCTGGCGCGGCAGTACGGGTTGCTGATGACCGGCGGCACCGACTTCCATGGCGGGGAGATCGCCACGCGCGTGGCCGTGGGCAGCCAGTACGTGCCCGAGGGGTTGATCGGGCCGCTGCGCGCGGCCGCGGCGCGCCGGGCGCCCATGGACCGGCCGCCCGACCTGGCGCTGGAGACGGCGTGA
- a CDS encoding TIGR00282 family metallophosphoesterase yields the protein MRVLFVGDVTGKPGRRILARLLPRLRRDHAIDAVLANGENAAGGMGLTADTAAELFAAGVDVLTGGNHIWKNREVYALLDSDPRIVRPANYPAGVPGRGAAVVRVGGASLGVLNLEGRVFMQALEDPFRVGREEAARLRAVTPVIVVDFHAEATSEKVAMGWYLDGRVSAVVGTHTHVQTADERVLPQGTAYITDVGMTGPRDGIIGMAREGILERFLTQLPVRFEVASGPVQLNAVVVEIAQDGRATTIQRIQLVEEG from the coding sequence GTGCGGGTCCTGTTCGTCGGCGATGTCACCGGCAAGCCCGGCCGGCGCATCCTCGCCCGCCTGCTGCCGCGGCTGCGGCGCGACCACGCCATCGACGCGGTGCTCGCCAACGGCGAGAACGCTGCAGGCGGCATGGGGCTGACGGCCGACACCGCGGCGGAGCTGTTCGCGGCCGGCGTCGACGTGCTCACCGGCGGCAACCACATTTGGAAGAACCGGGAGGTCTACGCCCTGCTGGACAGCGACCCGCGGATCGTCCGCCCGGCCAACTACCCGGCCGGCGTGCCCGGGCGGGGCGCGGCGGTGGTGCGCGTCGGCGGCGCGTCCCTGGGGGTGCTCAACCTGGAAGGCCGGGTGTTTATGCAGGCGCTGGAGGATCCGTTCCGGGTTGGCCGCGAGGAGGCGGCGCGGCTACGGGCGGTCACCCCGGTGATCGTCGTCGACTTCCACGCCGAGGCCACGTCGGAGAAGGTGGCCATGGGGTGGTACCTCGACGGCCGGGTCAGCGCCGTCGTGGGTACCCACACGCACGTGCAGACCGCCGACGAGCGCGTGTTGCCCCAAGGCACCGCCTACATCACCGACGTGGGGATGACCGGTCCGCGCGACGGGATCATCGGCATGGCCCGGGAAGGGATCCTGGAGCGCTTCCTCACCCAGCTCCCGGTGCGCTTCGAGGTGGCGTCCGGGCCGGTGCAGCTGAACGCCGTGGTCGTGGAGATCGCCCAGGACGGCCGCGCCACGACCATCCAGCGGATCCAGCTGGTGGAGGAGGGCTAG
- the rny gene encoding ribonuclease Y: MDALASYVVTIVVGLVALLLGYLLRRTIAEARIRSAEEHAHRIIEDARKEAEAKHREIIVEAKDEAFRIKRDAEREIREQRAELQRLERRLGQREETLERKLESVERRERQQAEEAQRLAALREEAERLKEQQLAELQRIAGLTVEEARAQLLAQVERSARNEAAQIVRRIESEARDEGDRRARDILALAIQRCAAEHTAEVTVTVVPLPNEEMKGRIIGREGRNIRTLENLTGVDLIIDDTPEAVTISSFDPIRREVARLALEQLMADGRIHPGRIEEVVEKARRDLDEQVREAGEQAALEAGVHGLHPEEIKVLGRLRYRHSYGQNLLKHSVEVALLAGLLAEHLGADARLARRAGLLHDIGKALTHEVEGTHVQVGMDLCRRYHEPPEVLNAIAYHHGEEEPACLEAVLVAAADAISASRPGARKETVEMYIKRLQTLESLATSFPGVEKAYAIQAGREIRVIVRPQDVDDVGAATLAREIARKIEHELEYPGQIKVTVLRETRVVEYAR, from the coding sequence ATCGACGCCCTAGCGAGTTACGTCGTCACGATCGTCGTCGGGCTGGTCGCACTCCTCCTCGGGTACCTCCTGCGCAGGACCATCGCCGAGGCGCGGATCAGGTCCGCGGAAGAGCATGCCCATCGGATTATCGAGGACGCCAGGAAAGAGGCTGAGGCGAAGCACCGGGAGATCATCGTCGAGGCCAAGGACGAGGCCTTCCGGATCAAGCGGGACGCCGAGCGGGAGATCCGAGAGCAGCGCGCGGAGCTGCAGCGCCTGGAACGGCGCTTGGGACAGCGCGAGGAGACCCTGGAGCGCAAGCTGGAGAGCGTGGAGCGCCGTGAGCGCCAGCAGGCGGAGGAGGCCCAGCGGCTGGCGGCACTGCGTGAGGAGGCGGAACGGCTCAAGGAGCAGCAGCTGGCGGAACTGCAGCGGATCGCCGGGCTGACCGTCGAAGAGGCCCGCGCCCAACTGCTGGCCCAGGTCGAGCGGAGCGCGCGCAACGAGGCCGCACAGATCGTGCGGCGCATCGAGAGCGAGGCCCGCGACGAGGGGGACCGCCGGGCGCGGGACATCCTGGCGCTGGCGATCCAGCGGTGCGCGGCCGAGCACACCGCCGAGGTCACCGTCACCGTCGTGCCCTTGCCCAACGAGGAGATGAAGGGCCGCATCATCGGCCGGGAGGGGCGCAACATCCGCACCCTCGAGAACCTGACGGGTGTGGACCTGATCATCGACGACACGCCCGAGGCCGTGACCATCTCGTCGTTCGACCCGATCCGCCGGGAAGTCGCGCGGCTCGCGCTGGAGCAGCTCATGGCCGACGGGCGGATCCACCCCGGCCGCATCGAGGAGGTGGTGGAGAAAGCCCGCCGCGATCTCGACGAGCAGGTCCGGGAGGCCGGCGAGCAGGCCGCCCTCGAGGCTGGGGTGCATGGCCTGCATCCCGAGGAGATCAAGGTGTTGGGCCGACTGCGGTACCGGCACTCCTACGGGCAGAACCTGCTCAAGCACTCCGTCGAGGTGGCGTTGCTCGCCGGGTTGCTGGCCGAACACCTGGGCGCCGATGCCCGGCTGGCCCGGCGCGCCGGCCTGCTCCACGACATCGGGAAGGCCCTGACCCACGAGGTGGAGGGGACCCACGTGCAGGTCGGCATGGACCTGTGCCGGCGCTACCACGAGCCGCCGGAGGTCCTCAACGCCATCGCCTACCACCACGGGGAGGAGGAGCCCGCCTGCCTGGAGGCGGTGCTGGTCGCCGCCGCCGACGCCATCTCGGCCAGCCGTCCGGGTGCGCGTAAGGAGACGGTGGAGATGTACATCAAGCGCCTCCAGACCCTGGAGAGCCTGGCCACGTCGTTCCCCGGCGTGGAGAAGGCCTATGCGATCCAGGCCGGCCGGGAGATCCGGGTGATCGTGCGGCCCCAGGACGTGGACGACGTCGGCGCGGCCACCCTGGCCCGGGAGATCGCGCGGAAGATCGAGCACGAGCTGGAGTACCCCGGGCAGATCAAGGTGACGGTGCTCCGGGAGACCCGCGTGGTGGAGTACGCGCGGTAG